TTAACCTGTTGACACCCAAAGAATCGGATTCCATACTTGCAAAGTATAGTATGTTCTCCCGATTTGAAGACCTTCTTCAGGTTGGGGTTAATATCTATTTACGACCGGATTTTTCCCATAGTAAGGTCATTATTATCGACGGTAAAATTGCTTCCGTAGGTTCAGGTAATTTTGATTATCGTAGTTTTGAACATAATTTTGAGACCAATGTCTTGATTTATGATGAAAAAATCACAGCGGAAATAGGAACACTTTTTGAAGGACATTGTAAAGAAGACATAAAATTGGATTATGATAAATTCAAAAAACGCTCATCAATGACCAAATTTATAGAAGGCCTTGCTAAATTTTTTAGTCCACTATTATAATCTCAAAATGACCCTAGATTGACGCTAAACATACCTTTATATTTTTTAATTCTCTTTAACCTCATTTATACAATATCATTGAGCGCACGACATCAAATACCCCCATCAATTGAAGAAGAAGCTTTAATTGCCCTTTCCCATTATCCAGAACTAAAGAACACCCCAATAGAGTTCAAGTTCAAAAAGAATATAAATAAATCCACAATGCAGGCACAACCGGAGTTTGCAAGCCTTTTTAAAGGAAAAAAGAAGCGGGGGTATAAAGTTTTAATAGCTGAGCAAATTACAATAGCGGGTAATTTGTGCTATACCCGAGATATGCCTTCAGAAATTTTGATAGGTTGGTTAGGTCATGAACTTGGTCATATTATGGATTTTAAGCACCGTAGCAGTCTAGACCTCATAGGTTTCGGAATGGGATATCTCTCCTCAAAGAAATACATACGGAATGCCGAACGTAGAGCTGATTCCTTTGCCGTTTCCCATGGAATGGAAAAATACATTTTAGCGACCAAGGCCTTTATATTGGAGAAAGCCGGTCTTTCCAAAAAATACGTGGACCGTATTAAAGACCTCTATTTATCTCCTGAAGAAATCATGCAAATGGTTGAAGAAAGGGATATGCCCGAAGTATTGGATTCCAAATAAATTTACCGTTGGTTTACGAAGTCTTCCCAATCTTTAAATTTATCCTCTCCCATAACCCGTTCCATTTTTACCTGACCTCCCTTTTTCTTATTCTCATCGTTCCAATCATTAAAAACGTCTGGATTTACCAAATTGACCTTTACCCCTTTCAAAGCTTTGGACCTGGCGACTTTGTAATTTTTATTGGCATCTTTTAAGAAGTCGTCCAATTCAGAAACCACTTTAGACTCATCAATAGTACTGGTCGTACCCAAATACCAAGAATGGTAAAACCCATCATCAAATTTTTTCGCGCTTAACGTATACTCCGGTATTTTTATATCAAATTTGGACTCTAGGTGCTGTACGGCATCATCCATTTTATTGACGGACAATTGCGAGCCAACGGTGTTAAGAAAAAACTTGGTTCTCCCGGTTATTTTTATTTCAGCACGTTCTACGTCCGTGAATTCTATCGTGTCACCTATCATGTAGCGCCATGCCCCGGAAACGGTACTGATGACCAATACATAATCTTCGTTCTCTTCAACTTCGGAAATTGACAAGGAAGGGGCATCGTCAGACAATGAACCATCCTCATTGATATATTCCGGAAGGAACGGTATAAATTCAAAATAAATCCCATTGTCCGTTACCAATTTCATGGCATCCGTCTCCGGTCTATTTTGAAAAGCTATAAAACCTTCGGATGCCAAATAGGTATCAATAACGGTAATAGGTTTTCCCATTAATGCCATGAAACTCTTTTCGTACGGACCAAATGCCACCCCTCCCGAGGTATAAACCTGAAGATTAGGCCAGATTTCGTGAATGTTTTCTAATTGATGCTGCTTAATAACCTCTTTAAGCATAAGTTCTATCCAAGAAGGGATACCACTTATTGCCCCAATATCCCAATCCGGGGCCTGTTCGACAATTTTCTCCACTCGCTCGTCCCAATCATCAATTTCGGAAATTTCCTTTCCCGGTTTATAATATCCCCTAAACCAACTGGGAATGTTACTGGCGCTAATACCACTTATTTCACCTTCCAGATGGTCGTCTTTTTCAGCAAGATCTGTGGAACTCCCTAGCATTAATATCCCCTTTTCAAAAAAATCCGGCGGCAAATCAAAATTATTTAGGGCAAGCACTTGTTTTATTCCCGCACTTCTAATGGCATCTATCATATCCTGGGTAACTGGTATCCGCTTACTCGTTTTACCTGTTGTCCCCGAACTTAGCGCAAAGTAGTCAGAACTCCCTGGCCAAGTAACGTCAAGTTTCCCTTCATGCAATTGGGACCACCAATGTTCATTAATCTTATTATAGTCAAAATAGGGGACGCTTTGAGCATATCTTTTATGGATATTCGGCGCACTTAAAATGTCTTTAAAATCATAATGCTTACCGAATTTGGTATCGGAAGCTTTTTCTAATAGAGATTTTAGGACTTCTTTTTGTTCATCGACGGGATTATGGTCACCAGTCACCTTATCGGCAACCTCGATTACGCCCTTAATAAAACTTCCGAGTATATGCATATCATCACTATTAAAATAATTTTGTCAAAAATAGTCTTTGAAAGATTGGCCGATTAGCTCTGAACAGATCAAAATCAACCTATTCTTAAAAAGTCAAAAGAAAACCAAATCTTTTTTTGTACATCGAATTAAAATTCTTGGATTTCTTTTGTATTTGCTGAATTGTATCACCATACTTGCAAATTTTTTCATTTTCATTGAACCTTAGAAAATCATGGGCAAATTATGGGTCATTTTAAGAACCTGTGGTTGAGTATGCCATGCATTTAAATATTCTACACAAATGCATGGTATTTATTTAATGGACTTACCCCAATATCCCTTCTGCATATCAAATTTCTATTCAAAAGATAGTTTATTTGATATTAGTCTTTCGAATAATATAAATCAAAAATGACAAATACTTCCTCACCCACGACAATTTGGCCAAACATAGCAGAAGGAGGTTCCATTTCAAAATCCTTGAGCATTATCGGTTTCTTTCCTGTAATATTTAACCATTCGTTTTCAACCTTGAAATCAACAGGGATTTCAACTGGATTCGTTACCCCAGCTATGGTCAAATTACCTAATATTACCGATGCATCATCGTGATTTTCTAAAACGAATTTTACGGTAGGATGTGCCTCCTTTTTCAAAGCTGCGTGCATCTTATTATCCATTGTAGGTCCTCTCTCACTTTTTATGTTGGCCACAGGTACTAGAAGTTCTAGGGAAGTAATTTCCTGACGATTGGTACTCAAGTCACCACTAATGCTTTCTGCATTAACCACCCAATCACTAACCGTAGAAGTACCTGAAATTTGTAAAGTACTCTTAGTCAGCTCAAGTTTATAGGTTTCCTGCGCGTGTGCGAAAACGGTTAAAAGAGCTAACAGCATTAACAAGGTTTTCCTCATATCTTAAAGTTTTAATTACTCTTATTCATCCAATACGGTCTGCCAGAATTTCTTTTGCTCCGCCGAAGAAGGTTGGTTTTTGGGACTAACCAATCTAAAGCCTACGTAATTCGAATCTGTAAACCACCAAAAGCTTTTAGGAATCTGTGGATCTCTCTTTTGGAGCTTGCTACTAGAGGCCGTTCTTGCGGCGGACCTCAGCACCTTTGCATCATCGTCCCAAGAACCGCCCCGAATAACCCTAGGATGTATAACCGCTGGTTTAACCCATGGATTAGTCCTTTTCTCCCCGGTATATGTATCTTTCTTATATTCATCCAAAGTCCACTCCGCAACATTCCCATGCATATCGTACAACCCCCATCCGTTTGGTTTTTTACTTCCTACTTTGGCATATTGGCCCTCGGAATTCTTATAATAAACCGCATATTCATCTATATGATCTGTGGAATCACCAAAACTGTAGGCTGTAGTAGTACCCGCTCTAGCTGCATATTCCCACTCCGCTTCGGTGGGTAATCTATAAAACCTTCCTGTTACAGTGCTCAACCATTTACAGAATACCAAAGCGGAATAGGTAGACATACTTACAGCAGGAAATCCCGCTTTGCCCATTCCATAGGATGGGTCTTCGTATGGCGGACTAGGTCTAGAAATTGCATCTATCTTCATTACCTTTTCATCATCCAACTTCACAAAAATTTCTTTGTTCTGCTTAAAAAAAAGTTCAAAAAGCTCCCATGTTAGTTCATGTTTAGCCATGTAAAACGCATCCAAAGTTACTTCATGAAATGGTACCTCGTCAACACTATGGTGGGTCTCAGAGTCCGGACTGCCCATTAAAAATGTTCCCTGTGGGATTAGCAACATATCAAAGCTGATTTCTGTTGCCGGAATATTTTGGGTATACTGGGAACTTATACTATCCTTGGATGTAGGTTCCAACTCCTTGACCTGCGCATTTAGTGAAAGTTGAGAAAAGATGGTAATTGATATGATCCAGTAGTTGAACGACTTTTGTAAGTATATTTTATTTTTCATAAAGCTTTATCAAACAACAAGTTAATTAATTTAAGTTTTTTAGCCCATCCAAATTATTGAAAATGAAATTCAGATTATAAACTCTATGCAATTTGACGGATTTGTTTTAATTTTCTTCTTTAAGTATTTGCAGCCGAATTAAAATCTATGAAACCATATCTCCTATCGGTAATTATAGTCCTTAGCTCTGCGATTGCTGTAGGGCAAGGCTCCAATACAAAATCCCTAGAAAAATTTACAAAACTAAAAGTATATGACCGCATCGTCGTATCACTCGTTAAAAGCAATGAAAACAAATTAGTCATTACAGGGGACGATAAGGATGAGGTAAGCGTTAGCCAAAAGGACGGGCTCCTTAAAATTAAAATGAAATTTGATAACTTTATAGCTGGAAACGAGGCCAAAGCAACCCTTTATTTTACAGAGGACCTTACCTTATTGGACGCTAATGAAAATGGCAAAATTATTTCCGATGAAACTTTCAAAGGAGATAAGGTGGAGATAAAAGCCCAAGAAGGCGGAGTGATAGATTTAAAAGTTACCCTAAAAGAAGCCCATGTCAGGGCAGTCTCAGGAAGTGAAATTACGTTGAGAGGTACATGCGAGACTCAAGAGGTTTCCTTAAATACTGGAGGTAAAGCCTATAATAAAGACCTGAATACAACCACTACCAATTTAACTGTACTCGCCGGGGGACGGGCAGATATTAAAGCATCAGATCTGGTAAAGGCAAAAGTTAAGGCAGGCGGTTCCATATACATTTACGGCAAACCAAAATCAATAGAAAAAGACAAAATTTTTGGTGGAAAAATAAAAGAAATGGACTAGCTATTGAGCAATATCCACTGCTTCAAAAGCTACAAGTTCGTTTCCCCTAAATGTAGAGGTAACTTCAATAGGTCTACAGCAAACTTCACAATCTTCAATATACGTTTGACTTGCTACCGACGAATCCAAAAGCATTGATATTTGCTCCCAACAATAGGGACACTGAAAAAAATGCTCGTACATAGAAATTCGCGTTAAGTTTAACCCTCTTTTTTCAAAACGTTAGCCAGCTCTTGTAAAGTCATACGCTGAACTATATTTTCTACGCTGGAATTAAAAATAGGTCGGTCTCCAAGCTTCAAAACCATTTGGTCCTCTTGCGTTTCAAGGAATAACTCCGAAGCTTTTTCCTTGATTTTCTCTAATTTTAAGTCAAATCGTTTTTGCAGCGTAATTATACCCTCAAAATTGGACAGCTTAAATCCGGAATAATCCAATAGACGCTTGATTCCGTTAAAAAATTTGAAGCCGGTTAAAACCAAGCTCGCCATAACAAGGTCTATGGCCAAAGAGAAAACATTCATATCCTCGCCGTTTATAAATACTGAAATCAAGGATGCGATGCCGTACACTCCTATTAAAAAAACGATGAAACCAGCAAAAATGGCTATAAAATCGGTTAATACTGCTCTGGTTGTTCTGGTAACCACAACACCACCGTTATTAAATTCAGCTACAAAACCAAAATCCTTTAGATACTCCAAATTCTTAATCTGTGCGATTTTTAGGGCGATGGTCTCATCAAGCATTTTCTTTTCCTTCTGCAAATTGCGTTTACCAAGTTCCTCGCTTAATTGAATTTGAGACTCAAAGGTGAGCATATGGTGATGTTCTAATAATTCCAAAAGCTCTTTATTTGATTTGTCGCTGTACATACTTTTCATTTAACTGACTCCTTTATTTTCCTTGATTATAACTCTATGTTTAGGAGCTGCCCGGTTAATTGTAATAACTGAAGTTCTGCCAATTTCGCATTATATTTTGCGGAATTCTTATTGGTTTCCGCATTCAAGAGGTTGATTTGAGCCTGACGAAGTTCTACAGAAGTGATTTGACCTAAATTATACTGCTCCGTAGATCTTTCGTAATTGTTTTTAGCGGTTACCACATTTTGCTCTTGAAGGTTATAAATCCTTAATCTATTTGAATAAATGTCCTTTGCGTTTTCGATATCTCTAGTGACTTCTTGTTTAATCTGCTCTTGAAGGGTTTCTTGGTTATCCAATAAAAGCTTCGCATTCTTGATTTGAGTAATATTACTACCGCCGTTGAAAAGGTTCCAAGTCAGGTTCAGCCCTGCGGATAATCCTGTTGATGTACTGGAGGCCAGGAAGTTGGTAGCAGGGAAATTACCCTCGTTCCATCCGTATGAACCTGTAAGCCCCACTGTGGGCAAAAACACGGATTTACTTGATTTAAAAGTATAATCGTTAATTTTGATATTCCGTTCCGCTTGTAATATCCGGACATTATTGACAATTCCATTCTCCAAGAATTCTTCAAGTTGAATCGAATTTGTGAAGGAAATGGTCGTATCCACTTCAAAAGAAGTGACTAAATTACGGCTTAAAAGTAAATTTAAATCGCGTTTCGTATTTCTTGCCGTTTGCCTTTCATTAATCAAGTTGATGCTATCGTTGACCAAATCAACTTGAGCGTTCAATACTTCCAATTTGTTACTTTGACCAAATTCAAAACTGTATTCAGCGCGTTGCAGACGTTTCTCCGTATTCTCGTACGTGCTCTCCAGGACCCTAATATTCTCCGTAAGCCTTGCCACTTCAAAATACACTGTAAACAATTGAATCATTGTAGTCTCAATAGTTTCCCTGGTCTCCAGCTCGCTAAGGTTATACTGCTCCTTTATCCTTTTATAATCGTACCAACGGCCCATACCATCGAACAATGTATAATTTAAATTCAATGAGGCATTGTAACGCGTTGTTTCCGCACCATCGATTGCTCTTACGCTACCATCTTGAAATGTAGCTTCTTGGTTGTTTTTGTCGTAGGAACCACCAGCATTACCCGTTAAACTAGGCAAGAAACCAGAGTTCAGGATATTCTGATTATTCTCCGCTATCTTTAAATTATTTGTAGCAATCTCAATTCCAAAATTATTTTCCAAAGCTATAGTTACCGCTTCTTCCTTAGATAATAAGCCTTCTTGCGCCGTTAAACTTAGAAATGGAAAAACTAGTAGTAAATAACTAAAACGTACTCTTATCATTCTTGATGTTGTTCTAATTCGGATTTGTGTTCACCATTTAAGTTTATTGGGATATGTACTTGTTGCCCTTCTAAATGCTGTCCTTCCTTTTTTTCCTTAATGGCTCTTTCCACCTCTTCCTTCGTTATCTTATGTCCAGAAGTAAGTAACAATTGTTGAGATTTCATGTTATTACTGAAACTAAGGAACAATGGCAATAATAACAATGTTAAGACCGTGGCAATACCAATACCATAGGCAATGGAAATGGCCATCGGCTTCAAAAATTGGGCCTGCCTGCTGGTCTCTAACATCAAAGGCGCCAGACCTGCTATTGTGGTGATAGATGTAAGAAAAATTGCCCTGAACCTTGATCTTCCTGCTTGGTAAATGGCGTCGTCAAAAGTCATACCTTCCCTAAGGTTGGTATTGAATTTCCCGATAAGTACCAGCCCGTCATTCACCATAATGCCGATCAAGGCGATGATTCCCAATAATGATAATACATTAATGGGAAAATCATGAATCCAATGTCCCCAAGCTACAGCCGTCAAACTAAATGGAACTAACAATAGTAACATCAATGGCTGACTAAAACTCCTGAAGGTAAAGGCAATCGTAATGTATATTAATAACAGAACGGAAAAGCCAACCACTTCCAAAGACCCTGTTAGTTTTCCCAACTCCCTGTTTTGCCCTTCGTAGGATGCCGTTACCGTAGGGTATTTGGATTGAATTTCCGGCATAATTACATTTTGAACTTCTGCCATAATATCCGTAGGACTGTCCTTCGGATTCTTTAGGTCCGCAGAAACCTGAATTTCTCTTTGCCCTTCTAGCCTGTTTATAGCCACATCTCCTCTTTCAATGGAATATTCCGCAATTTCCTTCAACGGTACCCTATCGCCACTCGGCGTAAGGATTCGCATCTCATCCAAATCGGAAATCGAAGAACGGTTATCCCTGTCATAACGGACCCAAACCCTGATCTCATCTTGTGATCGTTGAAAACGTTGGGCTTGTACACCAAAGAAACCGGCGCGAACCTGATTCATTATATTTCGTAAATCCAGTCCAAGCAAATAAGCGTTTTCCTTAAGCTCCAAACGTATTTCCTTAATCCCTGCAGGGTCATTGTCAGCAATATCCTTTAGTAAGGTATTATTTTCTAAAGCTGTCTTCAATTCCGTCTTTGCAGCTTTTAGCTCCTGAATATTGTTACCCAAAAGCGAAACGGATACCGGCGAACCTCCAAAGTTTCCACCTGAGCCATAAATAAGACTTTCGACTCCCACTACGGGTCCTACTAATTCTTGAAGCCTATTCGTAACCAGATCCGAAGCAATCTCATCAGGCCTTTCTTCCCCAGGTAACAAGTTAATA
This sequence is a window from Maribacter aestuarii. Protein-coding genes within it:
- a CDS encoding GH3 family domain-containing protein, coding for MHILGSFIKGVIEVADKVTGDHNPVDEQKEVLKSLLEKASDTKFGKHYDFKDILSAPNIHKRYAQSVPYFDYNKINEHWWSQLHEGKLDVTWPGSSDYFALSSGTTGKTSKRIPVTQDMIDAIRSAGIKQVLALNNFDLPPDFFEKGILMLGSSTDLAEKDDHLEGEISGISASNIPSWFRGYYKPGKEISEIDDWDERVEKIVEQAPDWDIGAISGIPSWIELMLKEVIKQHQLENIHEIWPNLQVYTSGGVAFGPYEKSFMALMGKPITVIDTYLASEGFIAFQNRPETDAMKLVTDNGIYFEFIPFLPEYINEDGSLSDDAPSLSISEVEENEDYVLVISTVSGAWRYMIGDTIEFTDVERAEIKITGRTKFFLNTVGSQLSVNKMDDAVQHLESKFDIKIPEYTLSAKKFDDGFYHSWYLGTTSTIDESKVVSELDDFLKDANKNYKVARSKALKGVKVNLVNPDVFNDWNDENKKKGGQVKMERVMGEDKFKDWEDFVNQR
- a CDS encoding YceI family protein; this translates as MRKTLLMLLALLTVFAHAQETYKLELTKSTLQISGTSTVSDWVVNAESISGDLSTNRQEITSLELLVPVANIKSERGPTMDNKMHAALKKEAHPTVKFVLENHDDASVILGNLTIAGVTNPVEIPVDFKVENEWLNITGKKPIMLKDFEMEPPSAMFGQIVVGEEVFVIFDLYYSKD
- a CDS encoding formylglycine-generating enzyme family protein — its product is MKNKIYLQKSFNYWIISITIFSQLSLNAQVKELEPTSKDSISSQYTQNIPATEISFDMLLIPQGTFLMGSPDSETHHSVDEVPFHEVTLDAFYMAKHELTWELFELFFKQNKEIFVKLDDEKVMKIDAISRPSPPYEDPSYGMGKAGFPAVSMSTYSALVFCKWLSTVTGRFYRLPTEAEWEYAARAGTTTAYSFGDSTDHIDEYAVYYKNSEGQYAKVGSKKPNGWGLYDMHGNVAEWTLDEYKKDTYTGEKRTNPWVKPAVIHPRVIRGGSWDDDAKVLRSAARTASSSKLQKRDPQIPKSFWWFTDSNYVGFRLVSPKNQPSSAEQKKFWQTVLDE
- a CDS encoding head GIN domain-containing protein yields the protein MKPYLLSVIIVLSSAIAVGQGSNTKSLEKFTKLKVYDRIVVSLVKSNENKLVITGDDKDEVSVSQKDGLLKIKMKFDNFIAGNEAKATLYFTEDLTLLDANENGKIISDETFKGDKVEIKAQEGGVIDLKVTLKEAHVRAVSGSEITLRGTCETQEVSLNTGGKAYNKDLNTTTTNLTVLAGGRADIKASDLVKAKVKAGGSIYIYGKPKSIEKDKIFGGKIKEMD
- a CDS encoding CPXCG motif-containing cysteine-rich protein, translated to MYEHFFQCPYCWEQISMLLDSSVASQTYIEDCEVCCRPIEVTSTFRGNELVAFEAVDIAQ
- a CDS encoding TolC family protein; protein product: MIRVRFSYLLLVFPFLSLTAQEGLLSKEEAVTIALENNFGIEIATNNLKIAENNQNILNSGFLPSLTGNAGGSYDKNNQEATFQDGSVRAIDGAETTRYNASLNLNYTLFDGMGRWYDYKRIKEQYNLSELETRETIETTMIQLFTVYFEVARLTENIRVLESTYENTEKRLQRAEYSFEFGQSNKLEVLNAQVDLVNDSINLINERQTARNTKRDLNLLLSRNLVTSFEVDTTISFTNSIQLEEFLENGIVNNVRILQAERNIKINDYTFKSSKSVFLPTVGLTGSYGWNEGNFPATNFLASSTSTGLSAGLNLTWNLFNGGSNITQIKNAKLLLDNQETLQEQIKQEVTRDIENAKDIYSNRLRIYNLQEQNVVTAKNNYERSTEQYNLGQITSVELRQAQINLLNAETNKNSAKYNAKLAELQLLQLTGQLLNIEL